A window from Candidatus Rickettsiella viridis encodes these proteins:
- a CDS encoding DMT family transporter has protein sequence MSIETTSTIGSEKKRKFAMFYLIIGAVAIGFAPIFVRLSEVGPIATAFWRVAIAFPILTLLSLGQGSTYPTDAEVPNFKDYLWILFAGILFGGDLATWHLSIQYTTIANSTLLANFSPVLIALWGWAVLHKPPQKKLVIGLLFAIVGVAILISPHLHMDKRTAAGDGLAFITAFFYAGYLLVLNRSRKKFTAATSMAISTFSSMLTLLIITYFSGESFLPHTGMAWIILIALALFSHILGQGLIAYALPYLPVTFASTALLVQPMVAAMAGWLLFSEYLSLIQMSGILIALVGIFLAKQTT, from the coding sequence ATGTCTATAGAGACAACGTCCACGATTGGTTCTGAAAAAAAACGTAAGTTTGCCATGTTTTATTTAATAATAGGTGCCGTAGCCATCGGTTTTGCCCCTATCTTTGTTCGTTTAAGCGAAGTAGGGCCTATTGCCACGGCATTCTGGCGAGTTGCTATTGCCTTTCCTATTTTAACTTTGCTTTCCTTGGGCCAAGGCTCAACCTATCCTACTGATGCAGAAGTACCCAATTTTAAAGATTATTTATGGATATTATTTGCAGGTATTTTATTTGGTGGTGATTTAGCCACCTGGCATTTATCTATTCAATATACGACCATTGCTAATTCAACATTACTGGCTAACTTCTCCCCTGTACTTATCGCTTTATGGGGATGGGCGGTATTACATAAACCGCCACAAAAAAAATTAGTCATTGGTTTATTATTCGCTATTGTAGGTGTCGCTATTTTAATCAGCCCTCACTTACATATGGATAAACGCACTGCCGCTGGTGACGGATTGGCTTTCATCACTGCATTTTTCTATGCGGGTTATTTGTTAGTGCTCAACCGCTCGCGTAAGAAATTTACAGCTGCTACCAGTATGGCAATTTCTACTTTTTCCAGCATGTTAACACTGCTTATTATCACTTACTTTTCTGGCGAATCTTTCTTGCCGCACACGGGAATGGCCTGGATCATTTTAATTGCATTGGCATTGTTTTCTCACATACTCGGCCAAGGTCTTATTGCTTATGCCTTACCATATCTTCCAGTTACTTTTGCTTCAACCGCTTTATTAGTACAACCTATGGTTGCCGCTATGGCCGGATGGCTTTTGTTTTCAGAATACCTATCCTTAATCCAAATGTCAGGCATTCTGATCGCTTTAGTCGGTATTTTTTTAGCGAAGCAAACTACTTAA
- a CDS encoding efflux RND transporter periplasmic adaptor subunit — MNNWREQLRKPMVIMLVSVGLLFTCIFGFQLFKRMLINRAMQNNTAPVVTVSAMPVHYQDWQPSLLTYGSLRAVKGVNVTTELAGLVRTIYFKPGAEVKQGDVLVQLNADSDVALLHALEAQEKLSEITYHRDSAQFAIKAISKAVLDADEQNLKNLQAQVAQQAAIVAKKTLVAPFAGRLGISAVNPGQYLNAGDQVVTLQALDPLYADFYVPQQNLVQLHIGSTVKIKTDTYPDKTFAAAITTINPIVDSTTRNVEVEATVENAQSELYPGMFISAEVETGTPQRYLTLPQTAISFNPYGEIAYIVQQKGKDKKGNPILSVLQTFVETGDKRGDQIAVLKGLKEGETVVTSGQLKLKNGSLIVINNSVVPQDKMAPMVIDE; from the coding sequence ATGAATAATTGGAGAGAACAGCTACGAAAACCGATGGTTATTATGTTAGTCAGCGTGGGGTTATTGTTTACGTGTATTTTTGGGTTTCAGTTGTTTAAAAGAATGTTAATTAATCGTGCGATGCAAAATAATACAGCACCTGTAGTAACGGTTTCTGCGATGCCAGTGCATTATCAAGACTGGCAGCCATCATTGTTAACGTACGGTAGTTTACGTGCGGTAAAAGGTGTGAATGTGACAACTGAATTAGCTGGTTTAGTGCGCACGATTTACTTTAAGCCGGGTGCAGAAGTTAAACAAGGCGATGTGTTGGTACAACTTAATGCAGATTCTGATGTCGCTTTATTACATGCGTTAGAGGCACAAGAGAAGTTATCTGAGATTACTTATCATCGTGATAGTGCACAATTTGCGATAAAAGCGATCAGTAAAGCCGTATTGGATGCAGATGAGCAAAATCTAAAGAATTTACAAGCACAAGTAGCGCAACAAGCAGCAATCGTTGCCAAAAAAACCTTGGTTGCTCCTTTTGCGGGGCGTTTAGGTATTTCTGCTGTGAATCCAGGACAATACCTTAATGCCGGTGACCAAGTAGTCACACTACAGGCATTGGATCCACTATATGCCGATTTTTATGTGCCTCAACAAAATTTAGTTCAATTACATATAGGATCTACCGTTAAAATTAAAACGGATACTTATCCGGATAAGACATTTGCTGCAGCAATTACTACTATTAATCCTATAGTAGATTCAACGACACGTAATGTTGAAGTCGAAGCAACTGTTGAGAATGCTCAGTCTGAATTATATCCAGGCATGTTTATATCGGCGGAAGTTGAAACCGGTACACCGCAGCGCTATTTGACGTTACCTCAAACAGCGATCAGTTTTAATCCTTATGGTGAAATAGCGTATATTGTGCAGCAAAAAGGTAAAGATAAAAAAGGTAATCCTATTCTTAGTGTATTACAAACTTTTGTAGAGACAGGTGATAAAAGAGGTGATCAAATTGCTGTGCTAAAAGGACTTAAAGAAGGCGAGACGGTGGTTACTAGCGGCCAACTTAAATTAAAGAATGGTAGCTTAATTGTGATCAATAACTCAGTGGTTCCACAAGATAAAATGGCGCCTATGGTTATTGATGAATAG
- a CDS encoding efflux transporter outer membrane subunit — MYFSYKSACQAFIIILLLASLNACLVGPDFKPAEAPQVKHYTESPWLHRTVSTQGHAGASQHFICGANVPPQWWRSFHSKKLNKLVCRGLSNSPNLIAAKAVLREAEENLNAGIGNLYPAFTAQLSAQRGSSTGVFNSNTADSTVTASNTPLGSVFNLFNASVNVSYLLDIFGGTRREIEALKAQVDYQDYEWKAAYLSLTGNIVTSTIALASLQTQISVTKRLILEQEEQLKIIKQQFELGGVSGVEVLQQQTQVAQTRATLPPLEKSKEQTRNALAVLVGSFPSCSRIPNIDLSELRLPTQLPLNIPSALVRHRPDVRAAEALWKAANAQVGVATANLYPQFSINGTYGESNSVGNRLFASQSKLWSIGSGLLQPLFRGGTLIAQRRAAFAAYDQAAAQYQQVVLQAFQNVADTLRALEADARELRAQKQAELAARANLNLTRQQFKLGGINYLSLLDAQRQYQQTRISLIQAQASRYTDTAALYQALGGGWWNC; from the coding sequence ATGTACTTTTCTTACAAGTCCGCTTGTCAAGCGTTCATCATTATTTTGCTATTAGCTAGTCTTAATGCTTGCCTGGTAGGGCCTGATTTCAAGCCCGCTGAAGCGCCTCAAGTAAAACATTATACAGAATCACCTTGGTTACATAGAACGGTAAGCACGCAAGGGCATGCGGGCGCATCACAACATTTTATTTGTGGCGCTAATGTTCCACCCCAATGGTGGCGTTCATTTCATTCAAAAAAATTAAACAAATTGGTTTGTAGAGGACTTTCCAATAGTCCTAATTTAATAGCAGCAAAAGCAGTATTGAGAGAGGCAGAAGAAAATCTTAATGCCGGTATAGGTAATTTATATCCCGCATTCACCGCACAACTTTCCGCTCAGCGTGGGTCCAGTACAGGAGTTTTTAATTCAAATACAGCAGATAGTACGGTAACAGCCAGTAATACGCCCTTGGGAAGTGTATTTAATCTTTTTAATGCTTCAGTGAATGTTTCTTATTTACTTGATATTTTTGGTGGGACACGACGTGAGATAGAAGCATTAAAAGCACAAGTTGATTATCAAGATTATGAATGGAAAGCTGCCTATTTAAGTCTGACAGGAAATATCGTTACTTCAACCATCGCGTTAGCATCTTTGCAAACACAAATTAGCGTTACCAAACGATTGATTTTAGAGCAGGAAGAACAGTTGAAAATTATTAAGCAGCAATTCGAATTAGGTGGTGTTTCCGGCGTGGAGGTATTACAACAGCAAACACAGGTTGCACAGACACGTGCGACATTGCCGCCATTAGAAAAAAGTAAAGAACAGACACGCAACGCATTAGCTGTTTTAGTAGGTTCATTCCCTAGCTGTAGCCGTATTCCCAACATTGATTTAAGTGAATTAAGGTTACCCACACAGCTTCCTTTAAATATTCCTTCGGCATTAGTTCGTCATCGACCCGATGTACGTGCTGCCGAAGCCTTATGGAAGGCGGCTAATGCACAAGTAGGTGTTGCCACGGCTAATTTATATCCGCAATTTTCGATTAATGGTACTTATGGAGAATCAAATTCCGTAGGGAATCGACTTTTTGCTTCACAAAGTAAGTTATGGAGTATAGGAAGTGGATTACTGCAACCGTTATTTAGAGGAGGTACTTTAATAGCACAACGTCGTGCTGCGTTTGCTGCTTATGATCAAGCCGCGGCACAGTATCAGCAAGTGGTACTGCAAGCGTTTCAAAACGTAGCGGATACATTACGTGCCTTAGAAGCAGATGCGCGCGAGTTACGCGCACAAAAACAGGCAGAGTTAGCGGCACGTGCTAATTTAAATTTAACACGTCAACAGTTTAAATTAGGCGGCATTAATTATCTTTCTTTATTAGATGCACAGCGGCAATATCAGCAAACGCGTATTAGCCTTATTCAAGCACAAGCCAGTCGTTATACAGATACGGCGGCATTATATCAGGCATTGGGAGGTGGATGGTGGAATTGCTAA
- the pepN gene encoding aminopeptidase N has protein sequence MTEAKTTFLRDYTPPDFLIKTVDLCFLLDETSTKVSSHLTISRNSDAEEQSSPLILNGEQLELISIKLNDRLLSENEYKFSATELTIDKVPREFSLNLETQIKPSANTSLSGLYVSRSIFCTQCEAEGFRRITYFLDRPDVLASYTTTIVADKTRYPVLLSNGNKISTKELANNQHSVTWKDPFKKPSYLFALVAGNLEFIQDKFVTKSARKVTLQIFFEKGQKEKCYHAMDSLKKAMAWDEQAYGREYDLDIFMIAVIDDFNMGAMENKGLNIFNSQTVLADPESATDSDYSYVTKVVGHEYFHNWTGDRITCRDWFQLSLKEGLTVFREQEFSETIGSAAIERINTVKLLRSLQFSEDAGPLAHPVQPDSYIEINNFYTMTIYEKGAEVIRMMKVLVGPELFRKGMDIYFERHDGQAVTIEDFIQSIEEGSGYDLQQFRLWYKQSGTPELYIEYHYKPEAKTFDLIVKQSCPPTPNQLTKKPFYLPLAMALLDAEGQAFALQLTGESQVVDKQRVLTIKETEQHFQFVNIDSKPVPSLLRNFSAPVKLYVAYSDKDLAFLMQNDSDYFNRWDAVQQLANRIVMRRLEQPSASDESANLLIESYQGLLTNITKENNALFAELLNLPSEAYFSEQMKVVDVDGIHNTRLWLREKIAHDLRVQLLKLYKTYQDFKPYTFNETAQAQRRVKNTCLNYLMLLKDTAINNLAISQYQKADNITDSVSALSELVNNNVSESAQFLNDFYEKYKTNTLIVCKWLAIQAYAPLGDTLQHVKDLLKHPAFDWKNPNKIRSLIGAFCTGNQAQFHQISGGGYVFLSEQIQHLDKLNPQIAARLLRPLTRWQRFDKTRRELMREQLECIVKTTGVSPDVYEIASKSLVG, from the coding sequence ATGACAGAAGCTAAAACGACATTTTTACGTGATTATACACCCCCTGATTTTTTGATTAAAACGGTTGACTTATGTTTTTTATTGGATGAAACCTCAACTAAGGTTAGTTCACATTTAACGATTTCACGTAATTCTGATGCAGAAGAACAATCGAGCCCATTAATTTTGAATGGCGAGCAATTAGAATTAATTTCTATTAAGCTGAATGATCGTCTTTTATCCGAAAATGAATATAAATTTAGTGCCACAGAATTAACGATTGATAAGGTTCCCCGTGAATTTAGTTTAAATCTAGAAACACAGATTAAACCTAGTGCAAATACTTCCCTAAGTGGACTTTATGTCTCACGAAGTATTTTTTGTACGCAATGTGAGGCAGAGGGATTTCGGCGTATTACCTATTTTCTCGATCGACCTGATGTTTTGGCTTCTTACACGACAACGATTGTTGCGGATAAAACACGATATCCCGTGTTACTGTCTAATGGAAATAAAATTTCGACCAAGGAATTAGCTAATAATCAACATTCGGTTACTTGGAAAGATCCTTTTAAAAAGCCCAGTTATTTATTTGCATTGGTAGCAGGAAATCTAGAGTTTATTCAAGATAAATTTGTTACTAAATCAGCGCGTAAAGTGACCTTACAAATATTTTTTGAAAAAGGTCAAAAAGAAAAATGTTATCACGCCATGGATTCGCTGAAAAAGGCAATGGCGTGGGATGAACAAGCGTATGGGCGTGAATATGATTTAGATATTTTTATGATCGCTGTTATTGATGATTTCAATATGGGAGCGATGGAAAATAAAGGACTTAATATTTTTAACTCGCAAACAGTTTTGGCGGATCCGGAGAGCGCGACAGATTCAGATTATAGTTATGTAACCAAGGTGGTAGGGCACGAATATTTTCATAATTGGACAGGGGATAGAATTACCTGCCGAGATTGGTTTCAATTAAGTCTTAAAGAAGGTTTAACTGTTTTTCGTGAGCAGGAATTTAGTGAGACGATTGGGTCAGCCGCTATTGAGCGAATTAATACGGTAAAATTACTACGCAGCTTGCAGTTTTCAGAAGATGCAGGTCCTTTGGCACATCCAGTACAGCCTGATTCTTATATTGAAATCAATAATTTTTATACGATGACGATCTATGAAAAAGGTGCTGAAGTGATTCGTATGATGAAAGTATTGGTGGGGCCTGAATTATTCCGTAAAGGCATGGATATTTATTTTGAACGCCATGATGGACAAGCCGTGACGATCGAAGACTTTATTCAATCTATTGAAGAAGGTAGTGGCTATGATTTGCAGCAATTTCGTTTATGGTATAAACAATCAGGGACACCAGAATTATATATTGAATATCATTATAAACCGGAAGCAAAAACATTTGATTTAATCGTTAAGCAAAGCTGTCCGCCTACGCCGAATCAGCTTACCAAAAAACCTTTTTATCTTCCTTTAGCAATGGCTTTACTCGATGCAGAAGGCCAAGCATTCGCTTTACAACTAACAGGAGAATCGCAGGTTGTTGATAAACAACGTGTATTAACTATCAAAGAAACAGAGCAGCATTTCCAGTTTGTTAATATTGACAGCAAACCAGTACCTTCCTTGCTAAGAAATTTTTCAGCACCGGTAAAGCTTTATGTAGCGTATAGCGATAAAGATTTAGCCTTTTTGATGCAGAACGATAGTGATTATTTTAATCGCTGGGATGCGGTTCAGCAATTGGCGAACCGTATCGTCATGCGCCGACTTGAGCAGCCATCGGCATCTGATGAATCAGCTAATTTATTGATCGAGTCCTATCAAGGATTATTGACGAATATTACCAAAGAAAATAATGCTTTATTTGCGGAATTATTGAATTTACCAAGCGAAGCTTATTTTTCAGAGCAAATGAAAGTAGTTGATGTAGATGGCATACATAACACCCGTCTCTGGTTGCGTGAAAAAATTGCGCATGATTTGCGTGTTCAATTATTAAAACTTTATAAGACCTATCAAGATTTTAAACCCTATACGTTTAATGAAACAGCACAAGCGCAGCGTCGTGTAAAAAATACCTGTTTAAATTATTTAATGCTATTAAAGGATACGGCTATTAACAATCTGGCTATTTCACAATATCAAAAAGCTGATAATATAACCGACAGTGTGAGTGCTTTGAGTGAATTAGTAAATAATAATGTGTCTGAAAGTGCACAGTTTTTAAATGATTTTTATGAAAAATACAAAACTAATACATTAATTGTCTGCAAATGGCTTGCGATACAGGCATATGCGCCGTTGGGTGATACATTGCAGCATGTTAAAGATTTATTAAAACATCCTGCTTTCGATTGGAAAAATCCTAATAAAATTAGATCACTGATTGGTGCGTTTTGTACAGGAAATCAAGCGCAATTTCATCAGATTTCAGGTGGGGGTTATGTTTTTTTAAGTGAACAAATACAACATTTGGATAAATTAAATCCTCAGATAGCTGCACGATTGTTGCGGCCGCTGACCCGCTGGCAGCGATTTGATAAGACGCGGCGTGAATTAATGCGTGAACAATTAGAATGTATTGTTAAAACGACCGGTGTTTCACCGGATGTTTATGAAATTGCCAGTAAAAGTTTAGTGGGTTAA
- a CDS encoding DMT family transporter — protein MKLSSKANLYLVLATLMWGVTFPVTRNALTEVDPFVFVSLRFVIATLILLPMAYNLFYKTTKPVLLGSLIIGMLNAAAYLCQTIGLETVNSARAAFITGASVILVPFLAPLFGLNKPTGLDRVCALIGFLGLYVLTGMSHFHLSNGDLWVFAGALSFSLQITYLQRLTQTTEHYKLLAFYQLFFTIPFVALLAEGHNFSFAFQPKALIGILFCAIFATSLAYYLQNKYQKFSSAPKAALIFALEPVFASIFGFLINRELLSKTTIYGGMLLLFSLVLPSLVSLIRESNVPIK, from the coding sequence ATGAAATTATCTAGCAAAGCCAATCTCTATTTAGTCTTAGCAACCCTGATGTGGGGTGTTACTTTCCCCGTGACTCGAAATGCATTAACAGAGGTCGATCCCTTTGTATTCGTTAGCTTACGCTTTGTGATAGCTACCTTAATTTTATTGCCGATGGCTTATAACTTATTTTATAAAACGACAAAGCCTGTACTTTTAGGTAGTCTTATTATTGGCATGCTTAATGCGGCGGCTTACCTTTGCCAGACGATTGGTTTAGAAACCGTTAATTCAGCACGCGCTGCTTTTATTACCGGTGCGAGTGTTATTTTGGTGCCTTTTTTAGCGCCATTGTTTGGATTAAATAAACCCACTGGTTTAGATAGGGTGTGCGCATTAATAGGTTTTTTAGGCCTGTATGTCTTAACTGGCATGAGCCATTTTCATTTAAGTAACGGTGATCTATGGGTTTTTGCAGGTGCCTTGAGTTTTTCTTTACAAATTACTTATCTACAGCGATTGACCCAAACAACAGAGCATTATAAGTTGTTAGCGTTTTACCAACTTTTTTTCACAATACCTTTTGTGGCTTTATTAGCCGAAGGGCATAATTTTTCTTTTGCTTTTCAACCTAAAGCCTTAATTGGGATTTTATTTTGCGCTATTTTTGCAACCAGCCTTGCTTATTATCTACAAAATAAATATCAGAAGTTTAGCAGTGCCCCAAAAGCGGCATTGATATTTGCTTTAGAGCCTGTATTTGCAAGTATATTTGGATTTTTGATTAATCGTGAATTGCTTTCTAAGACAACGATTTATGGGGGAATGCTGCTTTTATTTAGTTTAGTGTTACCCAGTTTAGTTAGTTTAATACGCGAATCAAATGTACCTATAAAATGA
- a CDS encoding efflux RND transporter permease subunit: protein MRFTDIFIKRPVLATVISLLIFVLGIRSLSLLQIRQYPFTENAVITVSTVYTGADPALVAGFITTPLENSIAQAQGIDYLTSSSTQGSSSIQANLRLNYDPNRALTEVNTKVNAVLNQLPKASQQPTLSITVGETIDSMYLGFYSQQLASNNVTDYLVRVVQPKLQSIDGVQQAEILGQRQFALRAWLDPAKLVSYGITANEVAIALANNDFIAAVGRTKGEMITVDLTIETGLKTVEEFKNLIVKAKNGAIIRLKDVAKVTLGAQNYDTAVKFDNKPAVYIGIKVAPTANVLSVIKNVRKAFPNIQQQLPQGLKGEIVYDESRYINSAISEVIHSLIEALIIVTAVIFIFLGSIRSVVIPVIAMPLSLIGSFLIMLLLGYTINLLTLLALVLAIGLVVDDAIIIVENIFRHIEAGETPFNAAIKGARELAIPIISISVVLVAVYVPIGFMGGLTGALFTEFAFTLAGAVAISAIIALTLSPMMCSKSLKPTKDNNNPGFVVFIDRQFEKIRDIYECFLHSSLDNVCVTGVFAIIILSSIYFLYATSKSELTPQEDQGLIISLLTAAPNASLEQTQLYSKQVFKIFEQFPETDHVFQLDGVNGLNSSIGGMVFKPWDERKRTTNQLQPVVQQLFSHIAGARVAAFQKPSLPGGGSGLPVQFVITTTDSYDKLNEVSQRLLDEARKSGLFVYLDTDLKIDKAQTAIQLDRDKAAQLGLSMADVGSVLASALSEGYINYFDFSGRSYQVIPQVMRSQRLNANQILNYYLMLPNGSSIPLSTIARLKTTVVPESINHFQQLNSATISAVAFPGVTMGDALQGLKNMAGKIFPEGYGIDYAAQSRQYQQESSALILTFFLALVIIFLCLAAQFESFRDPLIILISVPMSICGALIFISLGIGGASLNIYTEVGLVTLIGLISKHGILIVQFANDLQKEGHAKREAVQMAAGIRLRPILMTTASMVLGVIPLILATGAGAISRFNIGLVIATGISIGTLFTLFVVPAMYLFLAQDHYQPNTSEAA from the coding sequence ATGCGGTTTACAGATATATTTATTAAACGGCCTGTATTAGCAACGGTAATTAGCTTGCTAATTTTTGTATTAGGCATACGCTCATTAAGCTTATTGCAAATCCGTCAATATCCTTTTACAGAAAATGCGGTGATTACGGTGTCGACGGTTTATACGGGGGCAGATCCTGCGTTAGTAGCTGGATTTATAACCACACCTTTAGAAAACTCTATTGCACAAGCGCAAGGCATTGATTATTTAACCTCGAGTAGTACGCAAGGTAGCAGTTCTATTCAAGCTAATCTGCGTCTTAATTATGATCCCAATAGGGCGCTAACGGAAGTTAATACCAAAGTAAACGCCGTACTGAATCAATTACCTAAAGCCTCTCAGCAACCCACGCTCAGTATTACGGTGGGAGAAACGATTGATTCAATGTATCTCGGGTTTTATAGCCAACAACTCGCGAGTAATAATGTCACTGATTATCTTGTTCGAGTCGTACAGCCTAAGTTGCAATCCATTGATGGTGTGCAGCAAGCAGAAATATTGGGTCAGAGGCAGTTTGCTTTACGTGCATGGTTGGACCCAGCCAAGCTAGTTTCTTATGGTATTACCGCCAATGAAGTGGCGATCGCTTTAGCCAATAATGATTTCATTGCGGCGGTGGGTCGCACCAAAGGCGAAATGATAACGGTTGATCTAACGATCGAAACGGGATTGAAAACAGTAGAAGAATTTAAAAATCTGATTGTTAAAGCAAAAAATGGTGCGATTATTCGTTTAAAAGACGTGGCTAAAGTCACGCTCGGTGCGCAAAATTACGATACGGCCGTTAAATTTGATAATAAACCTGCCGTTTATATTGGTATAAAAGTAGCGCCGACTGCCAATGTGCTATCAGTTATTAAAAATGTTAGAAAAGCTTTTCCTAATATTCAACAACAATTACCGCAAGGACTTAAAGGCGAGATTGTTTATGATGAAAGTCGTTATATTAATAGCGCTATCAGCGAGGTTATTCATAGCTTAATTGAAGCCTTAATTATCGTAACTGCGGTTATTTTTATTTTTCTAGGTTCTATACGTTCGGTTGTTATTCCTGTTATTGCAATGCCACTTTCGTTAATTGGCAGTTTTCTTATTATGTTATTACTGGGATACACCATCAACTTATTGACTTTATTAGCACTAGTATTAGCGATTGGTTTAGTGGTAGATGATGCCATTATTATTGTAGAAAATATTTTTAGACATATCGAAGCAGGAGAGACGCCGTTTAATGCAGCAATAAAAGGTGCCAGAGAATTAGCCATTCCTATTATTTCAATTTCGGTTGTGTTGGTTGCAGTCTATGTGCCGATTGGTTTTATGGGTGGTCTAACCGGCGCTCTTTTTACTGAGTTTGCTTTTACTTTAGCCGGTGCGGTAGCAATATCAGCCATTATCGCATTAACATTGTCACCGATGATGTGTTCTAAATCGTTAAAGCCCACAAAAGATAATAATAACCCTGGTTTTGTTGTTTTTATTGATCGTCAGTTCGAAAAAATCCGTGATATTTATGAATGTTTTTTACATAGTTCATTAGATAATGTGTGCGTCACTGGTGTTTTCGCTATTATTATTTTATCCAGTATCTATTTTCTTTATGCTACGTCTAAAAGTGAATTAACCCCACAAGAAGACCAGGGGCTTATCATTAGCTTATTAACCGCCGCACCCAATGCAAGCTTAGAGCAAACCCAGCTTTATTCGAAGCAAGTATTTAAAATATTTGAGCAGTTTCCTGAAACTGATCACGTTTTTCAGTTAGACGGCGTTAACGGATTAAATAGCAGCATTGGTGGTATGGTTTTTAAACCATGGGATGAGCGTAAACGTACGACAAATCAGCTACAACCCGTGGTACAACAATTATTTTCTCACATCGCTGGGGCACGCGTTGCGGCTTTTCAAAAACCATCATTGCCCGGTGGTGGAAGTGGGTTACCTGTGCAGTTTGTTATTACAACGACAGATAGTTACGATAAATTGAATGAGGTGTCGCAACGTTTATTAGATGAAGCGCGTAAGAGTGGATTATTTGTTTATTTGGATACTGATCTTAAAATTGATAAGGCGCAAACAGCGATTCAACTTGATCGTGACAAAGCAGCACAACTTGGATTAAGTATGGCAGACGTCGGTAGTGTATTGGCTTCTGCTTTAAGCGAAGGCTATATTAATTATTTTGATTTTTCTGGTCGTTCTTATCAAGTTATACCGCAAGTAATGCGTAGTCAGCGTTTAAATGCTAATCAAATACTTAATTATTATTTAATGTTACCCAATGGCTCGTCTATTCCATTGTCAACCATTGCACGTTTGAAAACGACCGTTGTTCCTGAATCGATTAATCATTTCCAGCAACTTAATTCAGCCACTATTTCAGCCGTGGCTTTTCCGGGCGTGACGATGGGCGATGCGCTTCAGGGACTGAAAAATATGGCAGGAAAAATATTCCCAGAAGGTTATGGTATTGATTATGCCGCGCAGTCACGCCAATATCAGCAAGAAAGTAGCGCATTGATATTAACTTTTTTTCTAGCATTGGTTATTATTTTTCTTTGTTTAGCGGCACAATTTGAAAGTTTTAGGGATCCTTTAATTATTCTTATTAGTGTTCCGATGTCGATTTGCGGTGCACTTATTTTTATTAGTTTAGGAATTGGTGGCGCAAGTTTAAATATCTATACGGAAGTGGGTTTAGTGACATTAATTGGTTTGATCAGTAAACACGGTATTTTAATCGTACAATTTGCTAATGATCTGCAAAAAGAAGGTCACGCTAAGCGAGAAGCTGTGCAAATGGCAGCGGGTATTCGATTAAGACCTATTCTGATGACAACTGCTTCTATGGTATTAGGTGTTATTCCATTGATATTAGCGACGGGTGCAGGTGCTATTAGTCGCTTTAATATTGGATTAGTTATTGCGACAGGGATTTCAATTGGTACCTTATTTACTTTGTTTGTAGTGCCGGCTATGTATTTATTTTTGGCTCAGGATCATTATCAACCAAATACTTCAGAAGCGGCTTGA